In one window of Erythrolamprus reginae isolate rEryReg1 chromosome 1, rEryReg1.hap1, whole genome shotgun sequence DNA:
- the LOC139159023 gene encoding olfactory receptor 5AR1-like, protein MQKNQTTVTEFILVGFSDHPELQIPLFIFFLLIYVINVVGNIGIIILTITDAKLQTPMYFFLRNLSFVDIGFSTTIAPKLLTDLVTQHSTISFTGCATQFFFFGIFVTAEACILAVMAYDRFIAICYPLQYFVVMSKKLCIQFVTIVYILGIFNATAHTIVIFTLDFCNSDTINHFFCDAPPLLSLSCSDTQLAHIVNFILSTFFGGTTFLIILISYIAIVIAILKISSAQGRKKAFNTCASHLTTVSIFFGTVISMYSRPSSISLDKDKITSIFYTLIISSLNPFIYSLRNKDVNDAISRLLEKITLLK, encoded by the coding sequence ATGCAGAAAAATCAAACCACTGTGACTGAGTTCATCCTTGTTGGATTCTCGGACCACCCAGAGCTTCAGATCCCCCTCTTCATCTTCTTTCTGCTCATCTATGTCATCAATGTGGTGGGAAACATTGGGATAATCATTCTAACCATAACTGATGCTAAGCTTCAAACcccaatgtatttttttcttaggAATCTTTCCTTTGTAGATATTGGTTTTTCTACCACCATTGCTCCTAAATTGTTGACAGACTTGGTGACCCAGCATTCAACCATTTCCTTCACAGGTTGCGCCACACAATTCTTCTTTTTTGGCATCTTTGTGACCGCCGAAGCTTGCATTCTGGCTGTGATGGCATATGATCGCTTCATAGCAATATGCTACCCTTTGCAGTATTTTGTTGTCATGTCAAAAAAGCTTTGCATCCAGTTTGTCACAATTGTGTATATTCTTGGCATTTTTAATGCAACAGCGCACACCATAGTTATTTTTACCTTGGATTTCTGCAACTCAGATACTATTAATCATTTCTTCTGTgatgctcctcctcttctttcattGTCCTGTTCAGATACTCAGCTTGCTCACATTGTGAATTTCATTTTATCCACTTTCTTCGGAGGGACAACTTTTCTGATTATTTTGATCTCCTACATTGCCATTGTTATTGCCATCCTGAAGATCAGCTCTGCCCAGGGAAGAAAAAAAGCCTTCAACACCTGTGCCTCCCATCTGACCACGGTGAGCATTTTCTTTGGAACCGTCATCTCCATGTATTCACGACCTAGTTCCATATCATTGGATAAAGACAAAATTACATCCATCTTTTATACTCTCATCATCTCCTCACTTAATCCATTCATATACAGTCTGCGGAACAAGGATGTGAATGATGCAATTAGCAGACTCCTAGAAAAGATAACATTGCTGAAATAA